One Glycocaulis abyssi DNA window includes the following coding sequences:
- a CDS encoding acyl-CoA dehydrogenase, which translates to MAADGTKNAELTFRWDDALHLDTLLTEEERMVSKAARDYSRGELLPRVIEAAREEKFDRKIMSEMGELGLLGATLPEVYGGSDLSHVAYGLIAREVEAVDSGYRSAMSVQSSLVMYPIFAFGSDEQKKKYLPKLASGEFVGCFGLTEADGGSDPGAMRTTAKKVDGGYVLNGSKMWITNSPISDLAVVWAKLDGEIRGFIVERGTKGFETPKIEGKLSLRASVTGSISLDDVKVGEDAILPNVKGLRGPFSCLNKARYGISWGAMGAAEFCFHAARDYALERVVFGKPIAATQLVQKKLADMQAEITLGFLGALQLGRLIDQGAFVPEAISLMKRNNCGKALAIAREARDIHGGNGIAEEYHILRHAVNLETVNTYEGTHDIHALIMGRAITGHQAFA; encoded by the coding sequence ATGGCCGCAGACGGGACCAAGAATGCCGAACTCACCTTTCGCTGGGATGATGCGCTTCATCTGGACACCCTGCTGACCGAAGAAGAGCGCATGGTCTCCAAGGCCGCGCGCGACTACTCGCGCGGAGAGCTTCTGCCCCGCGTGATCGAGGCAGCACGCGAGGAAAAGTTCGACCGCAAAATCATGTCGGAGATGGGCGAGCTGGGTCTTCTGGGCGCCACCTTGCCGGAAGTCTATGGCGGCTCTGACCTCTCCCACGTCGCCTATGGCCTGATCGCGCGCGAAGTCGAAGCCGTTGACTCCGGCTATCGCTCGGCCATGAGCGTGCAGTCTTCCCTCGTCATGTATCCGATCTTCGCGTTTGGCTCAGACGAACAGAAAAAGAAATACCTGCCCAAACTCGCCAGCGGTGAATTTGTCGGCTGCTTCGGCCTGACCGAGGCCGATGGCGGATCCGATCCGGGCGCGATGCGCACCACCGCGAAGAAGGTCGATGGCGGCTATGTCCTCAACGGCTCGAAAATGTGGATCACGAACTCGCCGATTTCTGATCTGGCGGTGGTCTGGGCCAAGCTGGACGGCGAGATACGCGGCTTCATCGTCGAGCGCGGCACGAAGGGTTTCGAGACACCCAAGATCGAAGGCAAGCTCTCGCTTCGCGCCTCCGTCACCGGCTCGATCTCGCTGGATGACGTAAAGGTCGGCGAGGACGCCATCCTGCCAAACGTGAAGGGCCTGCGCGGTCCGTTCTCCTGCCTCAACAAGGCGCGCTACGGCATATCCTGGGGCGCAATGGGCGCCGCGGAATTCTGCTTCCACGCCGCGCGCGATTATGCCCTCGAACGCGTCGTCTTCGGCAAGCCGATTGCTGCCACCCAGCTGGTCCAGAAGAAGCTGGCCGACATGCAGGCGGAAATCACGCTTGGCTTCCTCGGCGCGCTGCAGCTGGGCCGCCTGATCGACCAGGGCGCCTTCGTGCCCGAAGCCATCTCGCTGATGAAGCGCAATAATTGCGGCAAGGCGCTGGCCATCGCCCGCGAGGCGCGCGACATCCATGGCGGCAACGGCATCGCCGAGGAGTACCATATCCTGCGCCACGCGGTGAATCTGGAAACCGTCAACACCTATGAGGGCACGCACGATATCCACGCCCTCATCATGGGGCGCGCCATCACAGGCCATCAGGCGTTTGCCTGA